The DNA window CCCTCGGCCCACGCCTTGTCGATCTTCGGCGCGCGGTTTCCGGCGGCCTCCACCATGGTGTTGAGCGCCAGCTCGGGGTTTGCGAGAATTTCCGGCGCACCGCGCCGATTATCGATCAGCTCGCCCGCCGTGTCCGCGATGCGGACGAAGCGGGCGTTCGGAAAGACGGCCGGCGAGCCGTAGCCGAGCTGGTAGTCGAGTCGGCGCCCGACGACGAGGACGGCGTCTGCGTCCGTCATGATGGCGGCCCTGACCGCACCGGCGAATCCAGGATGATCGGAGGGGACGAGTCCGCGGCTCTCCTGGGTATCGAGATAGAAGGCCCCGCTTGCGTCGAGAAAGCGCACGAGTGCGGCGGCCGCCCCGCGCGCCCCTCGTCCGGTGATGACGACCGGGTGCTGAGCGGACCACAAAACGTCGACCGCTTCGGCGATCGCTGCGGGATCGGGATGGATGACGCGCCGCGGCTTCGGACGCATCCAGTCGTCGAGGACGAGGGCCGGTGCGATCTCCGCGCGCAGCACGTCGGTTGGAATCTCGAGATAAACGGGACCGGGCTCGCCGGCGTCTCCCGCGGCGCGCGCGAGCGATTCGTCGAGTTCGCGGATCACTTGGTCAGCGACCCTGGCAGTCCGCGCGGTTCTCGTCACGGGCCTCAGAAGCTCGACATGGGGAATGTCCTGAAGCGGGCCCATGTTAGCCTGGGGCCGTGAGGTGCATCCGCCGATCAGCAGCACGGGAACGCGGGCGAGCCACGCATTCGCCATCGCCGTCACGGTATTGGTGACACCGGGTCCCGCCGTCACCATCGCGACGCCGATCTGTCCCGTAAGCTCGCTATGCGCATGGGCCATGTGCACGGCAGCTCCCTCGTCGCGCACATCGACGATGCGGATGCCGGCACGGGCGACATGATCCCAGATTG is part of the Alphaproteobacteria bacterium genome and encodes:
- a CDS encoding thiamine pyrophosphate-binding protein, with the protein product MNEVKTSATDLGAGENSCAAWIARFLKRRGVDRIFGLQGGHIQPIWDHVARAGIRIVDVRDEGAAVHMAHAHSELTGQIGVAMVTAGPGVTNTVTAMANAWLARVPVLLIGGCTSRPQANMGPLQDIPHVELLRPVTRTARTARVADQVIRELDESLARAAGDAGEPGPVYLEIPTDVLRAEIAPALVLDDWMRPKPRRVIHPDPAAIAEAVDVLWSAQHPVVITGRGARGAAAALVRFLDASGAFYLDTQESRGLVPSDHPGFAGAVRAAIMTDADAVLVVGRRLDYQLGYGSPAVFPNARFVRIADTAGELIDNRRGAPEILANPELALNTMVEAAGNRAPKIDKAWAEGMRRRQRERLRPREGGGPALESDGKMHPSRIFEAIARTAEPDYIAIADGGDILSFARVGLSARTYMDAGAFGCLGVGVPFAVAAALAFPGRQVISVNGDGAFGINAMEIDTAVRHGAKAVFIVANNAAWNIERYDQQENYGGRVVGTTLRHSDYAAMARALGAHGERVEDPEMLEPALRRALENAPALLDVVVSQRAVSSDATKGLGFVPDYQPLTAWDEAEQRRRR